Proteins from a genomic interval of Stenotrophomonas sp. WZN-1:
- a CDS encoding WYL domain-containing protein gives MRHTAHRLLRLIALLQARRQWSGAELAERMGVDRRSIRRDIERLRELGYPVQASSGVGGGYQLGAGAPVLPMLLDEEEATTLAIALRAASATVAGIDDTARGLLSKLDPLVPTRRRQQAGEVHAATATLSDLPSTDARLLGRLAQHCRQASRLAFEYRSAQDAVTQREVEAQHLVNYGRRWYLLAWDLRRQDWRTLRVDRMGAVRECADPGMHRRTPAPPDVMVRQAVSQAPFALQAIVRLAGSRAELEGRIPPWCGVLEADGPDHCLLRMGAESRGMMLAQILSLDRVPVALWTTPPGLRDELAQRLAGLGQLLAVPPVTG, from the coding sequence ATGCGCCATACCGCCCATCGACTGCTGCGCCTGATCGCCCTGCTGCAGGCCCGTCGCCAATGGTCCGGGGCCGAGCTCGCCGAGCGCATGGGCGTGGATCGGCGCAGCATCCGGCGCGATATCGAACGCCTGCGCGAACTGGGCTATCCGGTCCAGGCCTCGTCCGGGGTTGGCGGCGGCTACCAGCTGGGAGCAGGGGCGCCGGTGCTGCCGATGCTGCTGGACGAGGAGGAGGCGACCACCCTGGCCATCGCCCTGCGCGCGGCCTCGGCGACCGTCGCCGGCATCGACGACACCGCGCGCGGCCTGTTGTCCAAGCTCGATCCGCTGGTGCCGACCCGCCGCCGCCAGCAGGCCGGTGAGGTGCATGCGGCCACCGCCACCCTGTCCGACCTTCCGTCCACCGACGCACGCCTGCTTGGACGGCTGGCCCAGCACTGCCGGCAGGCGTCACGGCTGGCCTTCGAATACCGCAGTGCCCAGGACGCGGTCACCCAGCGTGAAGTCGAGGCGCAGCACCTGGTCAACTACGGGCGGCGCTGGTACCTGCTGGCCTGGGACCTGCGCCGGCAGGACTGGCGCACCCTGCGCGTGGACCGGATGGGCGCGGTGCGCGAATGCGCCGATCCGGGCATGCACCGCCGTACGCCCGCACCGCCGGACGTGATGGTGCGGCAGGCGGTCAGCCAGGCCCCGTTCGCGCTGCAGGCCATCGTCCGCCTGGCCGGCAGCCGCGCCGAGCTGGAAGGCCGCATCCCGCCCTGGTGTGGTGTGCTGGAGGCCGATGGGCCCGACCATTGCCTGCTGCGCATGGGCGCCGAGAGCCGCGGCATGATGCTGGCGCAGATCCTCAGCCTGGACCGGGTGCCGGTGGCGTTGTGGACCACGCCGCCGGGCCTGCGCGATGAACTGGCGCAGCGCCTGGCCGGATTGGGGCAGCTGCTGGCTGTGCCGCCGGTCACAGGCTGA
- a CDS encoding DUF3301 domain-containing protein gives MPTLLLLLIAGGIIYFFWNAARSAAERAVELGRNACRAADVQWLDQAVHATGLRLSRGEDGRLGFERTFKFEYSYDGIDRHVGRMVLRGDQLISFTGPGAARISQIRPDVEDAEDV, from the coding sequence ATGCCCACCCTGCTGCTGTTGCTGATTGCCGGCGGAATCATTTACTTCTTCTGGAACGCCGCACGCTCGGCCGCCGAGCGCGCGGTCGAGCTGGGCCGCAATGCCTGCCGCGCCGCCGATGTGCAGTGGCTGGACCAGGCGGTGCATGCCACCGGCCTGCGCCTGTCGCGCGGCGAGGACGGCCGGCTCGGCTTCGAGCGCACCTTCAAGTTCGAGTATTCCTACGATGGCATCGATCGCCATGTAGGGCGCATGGTGCTGCGCGGCGATCAGCTGATTTCGTTCACCGGCCCCGGTGCGGCGCGGATCAGCCAGATCCGGCCGGATGTGGAGGATGCCGAGGATGTGTAG
- a CDS encoding ClpXP protease specificity-enhancing factor, whose translation MTEDFFHMTSHRPYLLRALVEWINDNQLTPHILVDAGVPGVQVPPSAVKDGRVVLNIAERAVVRLMIDNEMVSFSARFSGTSYPVQVPISAVLAVYARETGQGMALPDDIPGNETAPTSDELLHDEGTPPDDTPPASPPPKGRPNLRVVK comes from the coding sequence ATGACCGAAGACTTCTTCCACATGACCAGCCACCGCCCGTACCTGCTGCGGGCGCTGGTGGAATGGATCAACGACAACCAGCTGACCCCGCACATCCTGGTCGACGCCGGCGTCCCCGGCGTGCAGGTCCCGCCTTCGGCGGTCAAGGATGGCCGGGTCGTGCTCAACATCGCCGAGCGTGCCGTCGTGCGGCTGATGATCGACAACGAAATGGTGAGCTTCTCGGCCCGCTTCTCCGGCACCAGCTACCCGGTGCAGGTGCCGATCAGCGCCGTGCTGGCGGTCTATGCCCGCGAGACCGGGCAGGGCATGGCGCTGCCGGATGACATTCCGGGCAACGAAACCGCACCGACCAGTGACGAACTGCTGCACGACGAGGGCACACCGCCGGACGATACGCCGCCGGCCAGTCCGCCGCCGAAGGGCCGCCCGAACCTGCGCGTGGTCAAGTAA
- a CDS encoding glutathione S-transferase N-terminal domain-containing protein, translating into MAASVRMRNTLTLFSSNDDVLCHRVRLVLAAKGVTFDFVPVDPQNPPEDLIDLNPYHSVPTLVERELVLYAASVVSEYLDERYPHPPLMPVDPLSRARIRLAMLRIEHDWVPQVQAIQLGNKTQAEAGRKRLKELLTASLPLFKASKFFLNPEMSLADCAMAPIIWRLQSLDVPLPKDGKAIEDYGNRIFRHPGFVRSLTDQERKLRDLPV; encoded by the coding sequence ATGGCGGCGAGCGTACGCATGCGCAATACACTGACGCTGTTTTCCTCGAACGACGACGTACTGTGCCACCGGGTACGCCTGGTGCTGGCGGCCAAGGGCGTCACCTTCGACTTCGTTCCGGTCGATCCGCAGAACCCGCCTGAAGACCTGATCGATCTCAATCCGTACCACTCGGTGCCGACCCTGGTCGAGCGCGAGCTGGTGCTGTACGCCGCGTCGGTGGTCAGCGAATACCTGGACGAACGCTACCCGCATCCGCCGTTGATGCCGGTCGATCCGCTCTCGCGTGCGCGCATCCGCCTGGCCATGCTGCGCATCGAGCACGACTGGGTGCCGCAGGTGCAGGCCATCCAGCTGGGCAACAAGACCCAGGCCGAGGCCGGTCGCAAGCGCCTGAAGGAACTGCTGACCGCTTCGCTGCCGCTGTTCAAGGCCAGCAAGTTCTTCCTCAACCCGGAAATGAGCCTGGCCGACTGCGCGATGGCGCCGATCATCTGGCGGCTGCAGTCGCTGGATGTGCCGCTGCCGAAGGACGGCAAGGCGATCGAGGACTACGGCAATCGTATCTTCCGCCATCCGGGTTTTGTCCGCAGCCTGACCGACCAGGAAAGGAAATTGCGCGACCTGCCGGTCTGA
- a CDS encoding lytic transglycosylase domain-containing protein, translated as MKGILGTTAIIIAALTAAPASAGTLFKCQGADGVTSYVSKRVAGARCSAISYSRDLRPAPRPVVAAPKPAPTTVASIERNPVAVAASAAAPAAAPAAVPATPAASRSGRMVSGQVYSFMKDGVRHYTSARPTQVANLGPVRTIRYSFMERCYACGVNPRVDFGSVRLNTTAFQTEITSAAREFGVDEAVVRAIIHAESAYNPTALSRAGAQGLMQLMPPTAARFGVSDAYDAGQNIRGGVQYLAWLLKRFNGDLTLAAAGYNAGEGAVDRHGGVPPYSETQYYVRRVGQLAERYRTALSHQ; from the coding sequence ATGAAGGGGATACTGGGGACAACGGCGATCATCATCGCTGCGCTGACCGCTGCGCCGGCCAGCGCGGGCACTCTGTTCAAGTGCCAGGGCGCCGACGGCGTCACCAGCTATGTCAGCAAGCGCGTGGCCGGGGCCCGCTGCAGCGCCATCAGCTACAGCCGTGACCTCCGCCCGGCACCGCGCCCGGTGGTGGCTGCGCCGAAGCCGGCGCCGACCACCGTGGCCAGCATCGAGCGCAACCCGGTGGCGGTGGCCGCCAGCGCCGCGGCACCGGCGGCTGCGCCAGCCGCCGTACCCGCGACCCCGGCCGCCTCGCGCAGCGGGCGCATGGTCAGCGGCCAGGTCTATTCCTTCATGAAGGATGGCGTACGCCACTACACCAGTGCGCGGCCGACCCAGGTGGCCAACCTCGGCCCGGTGCGCACCATCCGCTACAGTTTCATGGAGCGCTGCTACGCCTGTGGCGTCAATCCGCGCGTTGACTTCGGTTCGGTGCGCTTGAACACCACCGCGTTCCAGACCGAGATCACCTCGGCCGCGCGCGAGTTCGGCGTCGACGAGGCCGTGGTGCGCGCCATCATCCACGCCGAGTCGGCCTACAACCCGACGGCGCTCAGCCGCGCCGGCGCGCAGGGCCTGATGCAGCTGATGCCGCCGACCGCCGCCCGTTTCGGGGTCAGCGACGCCTACGATGCCGGGCAGAACATCCGTGGTGGTGTGCAGTATCTTGCGTGGTTGCTGAAGCGCTTCAACGGCGACCTGACCCTGGCTGCCGCCGGCTACAACGCAGGCGAAGGCGCGGTCGACCGTCACGGTGGCGTGCCGCCCTACAGCGAGACCCAGTACTACGTGCGCCGGGTCGGGCAGCTGGCCGAGCGTTACCGCACCGCCCTGAGTCACCAGTAG
- a CDS encoding glutathione S-transferase, whose product MTSRQITLYHAARSRSSGAVALLEALGADYRMQVLDLKAGANLAPAYLAINPMGKVPAIVHNGALVTEQVAIYLYLADLYPEAGLAPPIGDALRGPYLRWMAFYGACFEPAMIDKAMHREPPPRLMSPYNDAETVLQVVEAQLAQGPYLLGETMSAADVLWGNALAWTTAFGLVQPAPATADYIARMSAMTAFDRSRQIDAELAAA is encoded by the coding sequence ATGACCTCACGCCAGATCACCCTGTATCACGCTGCCCGTTCGCGCTCGAGCGGCGCGGTGGCCCTGCTCGAGGCGCTGGGTGCGGACTACCGCATGCAGGTGCTGGACCTGAAGGCCGGCGCCAACCTGGCCCCGGCCTACCTGGCCATCAACCCGATGGGCAAGGTGCCGGCCATCGTCCACAACGGCGCGCTGGTGACCGAGCAGGTAGCGATCTACCTGTACCTGGCCGACCTGTACCCGGAAGCCGGGCTGGCGCCGCCGATCGGCGACGCCCTGCGCGGCCCCTACCTGCGCTGGATGGCCTTCTACGGTGCCTGTTTCGAGCCGGCGATGATCGACAAGGCCATGCACCGCGAGCCACCGCCGCGCCTGATGTCGCCTTACAACGATGCGGAGACCGTGCTGCAGGTGGTCGAGGCCCAGCTGGCGCAGGGCCCCTACCTGCTCGGCGAGACGATGAGCGCCGCCGACGTGCTGTGGGGCAATGCGCTGGCCTGGACCACGGCCTTCGGCTTGGTGCAGCCTGCGCCGGCCACGGCTGATTACATTGCACGGATGAGCGCGATGACCGCCTTCGACCGTTCGCGGCAGATCGATGCGGAGCTGGCGGCGGCGTAA
- a CDS encoding cytochrome bc complex cytochrome b subunit, giving the protein MANILARTASGVADWVNARAPGLMPVYRKHVSEYYAPKNFNIWYYFGSLALLVLVNQIVTGIFLTMHYKTNAAEAFGSIEYIMRDVEWGWLIRYMHSTGASLFFIVVYLHMFRGLLYGSYQKPRELVWILGMLIYLVLMAEAFMGYVLPWGQMSFWGAKVIISLFGAIPVIGNGLTEWIMGDYLPSDATLNRFFALHVIALPLVLLLLVVLHLGALHEVGSNNPDGVEIKKGPKGNRWSPNAPADGIPFHPYYTLKDGVGAGFLLIIAAFIIFFAPGFGGLFLEHDNFTEANRLVTPEHIKPVWYYTPYYAMLRVVPNKLGGVLVMFSAIAILFLVPWLDKARVKSVRYRGWISKVMLGVLAVCFVWLGVIGSGPGTDVHETYIGRVLTFLYFAFFITMPLWTRLDKTKPVPERVTTHD; this is encoded by the coding sequence ATGGCCAATATCCTCGCCCGTACCGCCAGCGGCGTGGCCGACTGGGTCAATGCCCGCGCGCCGGGCCTGATGCCGGTCTACCGCAAGCACGTCAGCGAGTACTACGCGCCGAAGAACTTCAACATCTGGTACTACTTCGGTTCGCTGGCGCTGCTGGTGCTGGTCAACCAGATCGTCACCGGCATCTTCCTGACGATGCACTACAAGACCAACGCCGCCGAGGCGTTCGGCTCCATCGAATACATCATGCGTGATGTGGAGTGGGGCTGGCTGATCCGCTACATGCACTCCACCGGTGCCTCGCTGTTCTTCATCGTGGTCTACCTGCACATGTTCCGTGGCCTGCTGTACGGCAGTTACCAGAAGCCGCGCGAGCTGGTGTGGATCCTGGGCATGCTGATCTACCTGGTGCTGATGGCCGAAGCCTTCATGGGCTATGTGCTGCCGTGGGGCCAGATGTCGTTCTGGGGCGCCAAGGTGATCATCTCGCTGTTCGGCGCGATACCGGTGATCGGCAACGGCCTGACCGAATGGATCATGGGCGACTACCTGCCCAGCGACGCCACGCTCAACCGCTTCTTCGCGCTGCACGTCATCGCACTGCCGCTGGTGCTGCTGTTGCTGGTGGTGCTGCACCTGGGCGCGCTGCACGAAGTGGGGTCGAACAACCCCGATGGCGTGGAGATCAAGAAGGGGCCGAAGGGCAACCGCTGGTCGCCCAATGCTCCGGCCGACGGTATTCCCTTCCACCCGTACTACACGCTCAAGGATGGCGTCGGCGCCGGCTTCCTGCTGATCATCGCCGCCTTCATCATCTTCTTCGCGCCCGGTTTCGGCGGGCTGTTCCTGGAACACGACAATTTCACCGAGGCCAACCGCCTGGTGACCCCGGAGCACATCAAGCCGGTCTGGTACTACACGCCGTACTACGCGATGTTGCGCGTGGTACCGAACAAGCTCGGTGGCGTGCTGGTGATGTTCTCGGCCATCGCGATCCTGTTCCTGGTGCCATGGCTGGACAAGGCGCGCGTGAAGTCGGTGCGCTACCGCGGCTGGATCTCGAAGGTGATGCTGGGCGTGCTGGCGGTGTGCTTCGTGTGGTTGGGGGTGATTGGTTCCGGCCCGGGCACCGACGTGCACGAGACGTACATCGGGCGGGTGCTGACCTTCCTGTACTTCGCGTTCTTCATCACCATGCCGCTATGGACAAGGTTGGACAAGACCAAGCCGGTACCGGAGAGGGTGACCACGCATGACTGA
- the petA gene encoding ubiquinol-cytochrome c reductase iron-sulfur subunit, which translates to MANDGVHDPVNTGRRRFLSATTAVVGAVGVGFTAVPFIKSWNPSARAKLAGAPVVADISALQEGQRLIVEWRGQPIWIVKRSKAILDALHGLDGRLKDPESGEKDQQPDYVLKQNPELRSIKPDISVLVGLCTHLGCSPEMVAEIRPEPYDPQWKGGYFCPCHKSRFDMSGRVFKDVPAPINLKVPAHHYQDDNTIIIGVDPQGAA; encoded by the coding sequence ATGGCCAACGATGGGGTACACGATCCAGTCAACACCGGACGTCGGCGTTTTCTTTCTGCCACCACAGCCGTGGTGGGCGCCGTCGGCGTCGGATTCACCGCAGTTCCTTTCATCAAATCCTGGAACCCCAGTGCCCGCGCCAAGCTTGCCGGCGCACCGGTGGTGGCCGACATCAGCGCCCTGCAGGAAGGCCAACGCCTGATCGTGGAATGGCGTGGCCAGCCGATCTGGATCGTCAAGCGGTCCAAGGCGATCCTCGATGCGCTGCATGGGCTGGATGGCCGCCTCAAGGACCCCGAGTCCGGCGAGAAGGACCAGCAGCCAGATTACGTGTTGAAGCAGAATCCCGAGCTGCGCTCGATCAAGCCGGACATCTCCGTGCTGGTCGGCCTGTGCACGCACCTGGGCTGCTCGCCGGAAATGGTCGCCGAGATCCGGCCCGAACCCTATGACCCGCAGTGGAAGGGCGGCTACTTCTGCCCCTGCCACAAGTCGCGCTTCGACATGTCCGGTCGCGTCTTCAAGGACGTGCCGGCGCCGATCAACCTGAAGGTGCCCGCGCACCACTACCAGGACGACAACACCATCATCATCGGTGTCGATCCGCAGGGGGCAGCCTGA
- the miaB gene encoding tRNA (N6-isopentenyl adenosine(37)-C2)-methylthiotransferase MiaB encodes MTGTPDVFPPATPGGTPLVALPAGPRKPDQVKGKLYIKTHGCQMNEYDSAKMADVLAASDGLELTDSPEDADVILVNTCSIREKAQEKVFSQLGVWKGLKNKGREVIIGVGGCVASQEGEAIIKRAPFVDLVFGPQTLHRLPELIRARREQKRPQVDISFPEIEKFDRLPEPRAEGASAFVSIMEGCSKYCSFCVVPYTRGTEVSRPFEDVVVEVAQLAAQGVREINLLGQNVNAYRGPYGDGEFADLGLLIRTIAEIDGVGRIRFTTSHPLEFSDSLIDAFRDVPQLANFLHLPVQAGSDRVLSAMKRGYTALEFKSKIRKLRAVRPDISISSDFIVGFPGETDADFEKTMKLIEDIGFDHSFSFIYSRRPGTPAADLEDTISDAEKHARLSRLQERINAHAAGISEKMIGTVQTVLVEGPSRKNPNELTGKTENMRSVNFPAPARLIGQFVDVVITEALTNSLRARVVAE; translated from the coding sequence ATGACCGGGACGCCAGACGTCTTTCCGCCCGCCACGCCGGGCGGTACCCCGCTCGTTGCCCTGCCCGCTGGTCCGCGCAAGCCCGACCAGGTGAAAGGCAAGCTGTACATCAAGACCCACGGTTGCCAGATGAACGAGTACGACTCGGCCAAGATGGCCGACGTGCTTGCCGCCAGCGATGGCCTGGAACTGACCGACAGCCCGGAAGACGCCGACGTCATCCTGGTCAACACCTGCTCCATCCGCGAGAAGGCGCAGGAGAAGGTGTTCAGCCAGCTCGGCGTGTGGAAGGGCCTGAAGAACAAGGGCCGCGAGGTCATCATCGGGGTGGGCGGCTGCGTCGCGTCGCAGGAAGGCGAAGCGATCATCAAGCGCGCGCCGTTCGTCGACCTGGTGTTCGGCCCACAGACCCTGCACCGTCTGCCGGAGCTGATCCGTGCACGTCGCGAGCAGAAGCGGCCGCAGGTGGACATCAGCTTCCCCGAGATCGAGAAGTTCGACCGCCTGCCCGAGCCGCGTGCCGAAGGCGCTTCGGCGTTCGTGTCGATCATGGAAGGCTGTTCCAAGTACTGCTCGTTCTGCGTGGTGCCCTACACCCGCGGCACCGAAGTCAGCCGCCCGTTCGAGGACGTGGTGGTGGAAGTGGCGCAGTTGGCCGCGCAGGGCGTGCGCGAGATCAACCTGCTCGGCCAGAACGTCAACGCCTACCGTGGACCCTATGGGGATGGCGAATTCGCCGACCTCGGCCTGCTGATCCGCACCATCGCCGAGATCGATGGCGTCGGCCGCATCCGCTTCACCACCTCGCATCCGCTGGAGTTCAGCGATTCGCTGATCGACGCGTTCCGCGACGTGCCGCAGCTGGCCAACTTCCTGCACCTGCCGGTACAGGCTGGCAGCGACCGCGTGCTGTCGGCGATGAAGCGCGGTTACACCGCGCTGGAATTCAAGTCGAAGATCCGCAAGCTGCGCGCGGTGCGCCCGGACATCTCGATCAGCTCGGACTTCATCGTCGGCTTCCCCGGCGAGACCGATGCCGATTTCGAGAAGACCATGAAGCTGATCGAGGACATCGGCTTCGACCACAGCTTCTCCTTCATCTATTCGCGTCGCCCGGGTACGCCGGCTGCGGACCTGGAGGACACGATCAGCGATGCCGAGAAGCACGCGCGCCTGTCGCGCCTGCAGGAGCGCATCAATGCGCATGCCGCCGGCATTTCCGAGAAGATGATCGGCACCGTGCAGACCGTGCTGGTGGAAGGCCCCTCGCGCAAGAACCCGAACGAGCTGACCGGCAAGACCGAGAACATGCGTTCGGTGAACTTCCCGGCGCCGGCGCGGTTGATCGGCCAGTTCGTGGACGTGGTGATCACCGAAGCGCTGACCAATTCGCTGCGCGCGCGCGTGGTGGCGGAATAA
- a CDS encoding ABC transporter ATP-binding protein, whose translation MDNVDLTVPRGQVYGFLGPNGSGKSTTIRMLCGLLEPSAGQIEVLGLAVPEQAEALRRRIGYMTQRFSLYEDLSVRENLEFLAAIQDLPRAQARQRIEALLQQYRLQDRQPQLAGTLSGGQKQRLALAGAVIHGPELLFLDEPTSAVDPESRRDFWEALFELADAGTTVLVSTHYMDEAERCHRLAILDRGALVADGTPDELCAQLQGRTLQVTSSQPRQASRALAALPGVLSVAQIGTQLRVLCSEGAADTPALRQALASADPQARIDAVAPNLEDVFVAATRGRGREPAA comes from the coding sequence GTGGACAACGTCGACCTGACCGTGCCGCGCGGGCAGGTGTACGGCTTCCTTGGCCCGAACGGGTCCGGCAAGTCGACCACCATCCGCATGCTGTGCGGCCTGCTGGAACCCAGCGCGGGGCAGATCGAGGTGCTGGGCCTGGCCGTGCCCGAGCAGGCAGAGGCGCTGCGCCGGCGCATCGGCTACATGACCCAGCGCTTCTCGTTGTATGAAGATCTGTCGGTGCGCGAGAACCTGGAATTCCTCGCCGCCATCCAGGACCTGCCGCGCGCGCAGGCCCGGCAGCGGATCGAAGCGCTGCTGCAGCAGTACCGCCTGCAGGACCGGCAGCCGCAGTTGGCCGGCACCCTCAGCGGTGGGCAGAAGCAGCGCCTGGCGCTGGCCGGTGCGGTGATACATGGGCCGGAACTGCTGTTCCTGGATGAACCGACCAGCGCGGTCGATCCCGAATCGCGCCGCGATTTCTGGGAGGCCCTGTTCGAGCTGGCCGATGCGGGCACCACGGTGCTGGTGTCGACCCACTACATGGACGAAGCCGAGCGCTGCCATCGGCTGGCGATTCTCGATCGTGGCGCACTGGTGGCCGACGGCACGCCGGACGAGCTGTGTGCACAGCTGCAAGGCCGCACGTTGCAGGTGACATCGTCGCAGCCGCGCCAGGCCAGCCGCGCGCTGGCCGCATTGCCTGGCGTGCTGAGCGTGGCGCAGATCGGCACCCAGCTGCGCGTGCTGTGCAGCGAGGGGGCTGCCGACACGCCGGCATTGCGGCAGGCGCTGGCCAGTGCCGATCCGCAGGCCCGCATCGACGCTGTGGCCCCGAACCTGGAAGACGTATTCGTGGCCGCGACCCGCGGACGGGGCCGGGAGCCGGCGGCATGA
- a CDS encoding cytochrome c1, translated as MTERWMVRLALAATLMLGSFLASAAEGGTKLLQAGNDLGDRASLQRGAQLYMNYCSGCHALKYLRYSRMAQDLGLTEEEVMNNLNFTGSAIGDPIPVAMPKENAEKWFGKMPPDLSLIARVRGSDWVYTYLKSFYLDSSRPLGWNNALFANASMPNPLWEMQGLQHAVHGKPEAPGMDPPVTGLRIETPGSVDAGQYDQAVRDITNFLEYAGEPAALKRQQLGVWVILFLALLTFLLYLLKKEYWKDVH; from the coding sequence ATGACTGAGCGCTGGATGGTCCGGCTGGCCCTGGCGGCCACCCTGATGCTGGGCAGTTTCCTGGCCTCCGCCGCCGAGGGCGGCACCAAGCTGCTGCAGGCCGGCAACGACCTCGGTGACCGTGCCTCGCTGCAGCGCGGCGCGCAGCTGTACATGAACTACTGCTCCGGCTGCCACGCGCTGAAGTACCTGCGCTATTCGCGGATGGCGCAGGACCTGGGCCTGACCGAAGAAGAGGTGATGAACAACCTCAACTTCACCGGCTCGGCGATCGGCGACCCGATCCCGGTGGCGATGCCCAAGGAGAACGCCGAGAAGTGGTTCGGCAAGATGCCGCCGGACCTCAGCCTGATCGCGCGGGTACGCGGCAGCGACTGGGTCTACACCTACCTGAAGTCGTTCTACCTGGACAGCAGCCGGCCACTGGGCTGGAACAACGCATTGTTCGCCAATGCCTCCATGCCCAACCCGTTGTGGGAGATGCAGGGGCTTCAGCATGCCGTGCATGGCAAGCCCGAGGCCCCCGGCATGGACCCGCCGGTGACCGGCCTGCGCATCGAAACGCCCGGTTCGGTGGATGCCGGCCAGTACGACCAGGCCGTGCGGGACATCACCAATTTCCTTGAATACGCCGGCGAACCGGCCGCACTCAAGCGCCAGCAGCTGGGCGTATGGGTGATCCTGTTCCTGGCCCTGCTGACCTTCCTGCTGTACCTGTTGAAGAAGGAATACTGGAAGGACGTTCACTGA
- a CDS encoding ABC transporter permease encodes MNLRRLWAIMLKELRQLRRDRITLAMIVGIPVMQLLLFGYAINLNLRHLDAGVADQANSAASRALVQDMVATGVITPRSEAYTPDQLMQALRRGEISVGIVVPADFERRRFDGREAVQVLVDGSDTVVQSAAIQLAQVPLDTRPTGNTRPLREGSIASGPVSVISFYNPQRRSAVNIVPGLIGVILTMTLVMFTAVAVVRERERGNMELLIATPVSRSELMVGKVLPYAAIGLLQTTLVLVLGTWLFQVPIRGCLLDIYLAAVLLVLANLALGLLISTRARSQFQAMQMTLFLFLPSILLSGFMFPFAGMPRPVQWLAEVLPLTHFLRLVRGTMLRGASLWELWHDALALLAFIVVMMTLAILRFRKRLD; translated from the coding sequence ATGAACCTGCGCCGGCTGTGGGCGATCATGCTCAAGGAGCTGCGCCAACTGCGCCGCGACCGCATCACGCTGGCGATGATCGTCGGCATTCCGGTGATGCAGCTGCTGCTGTTCGGCTATGCGATCAATCTCAACCTGCGCCATCTCGATGCGGGTGTCGCCGACCAGGCCAACAGTGCGGCGTCACGTGCGCTGGTGCAGGACATGGTGGCCACCGGCGTGATCACGCCGCGCAGCGAGGCCTACACGCCGGACCAGTTGATGCAGGCGCTGCGCCGTGGCGAGATCAGTGTCGGCATCGTGGTGCCGGCCGACTTCGAGCGTCGCCGCTTCGACGGTCGCGAGGCGGTGCAGGTGCTGGTAGATGGCAGCGATACCGTGGTGCAGAGCGCGGCGATCCAGCTGGCGCAGGTGCCGCTGGATACGCGTCCGACCGGCAACACGCGTCCGCTACGCGAAGGCAGCATCGCCAGTGGTCCGGTCAGCGTGATCAGCTTCTACAACCCGCAACGGCGCTCGGCGGTGAACATCGTGCCGGGCCTGATCGGGGTGATCCTGACCATGACCCTGGTGATGTTCACAGCGGTAGCGGTGGTGCGCGAACGCGAGCGCGGCAACATGGAGCTGCTGATCGCCACACCGGTCTCGCGCAGCGAACTGATGGTCGGCAAGGTGCTGCCCTATGCGGCCATCGGTCTGCTGCAGACCACGCTGGTACTGGTGCTGGGCACCTGGCTGTTCCAGGTGCCGATCCGCGGCTGCCTGCTCGATATCTACCTGGCCGCGGTACTGCTGGTGCTGGCCAACCTGGCGCTGGGCCTGCTGATCTCCACGCGCGCGCGCTCGCAGTTCCAGGCGATGCAGATGACGCTGTTCCTGTTCCTGCCGTCGATCCTGCTGTCGGGTTTCATGTTCCCGTTCGCTGGCATGCCGAGGCCGGTGCAGTGGCTGGCCGAGGTGCTGCCGCTGACCCACTTCCTGCGCCTGGTGCGCGGCACCATGCTGCGCGGCGCCTCGCTGTGGGAGCTGTGGCACGACGCACTGGCACTGCTGGCCTTCATCGTGGTGATGATGACCCTGGCCATCCTGCGTTTCCGCAAACGCCTGGATTAG